One Aegilops tauschii subsp. strangulata cultivar AL8/78 chromosome 7, Aet v6.0, whole genome shotgun sequence genomic window carries:
- the LOC109776810 gene encoding cysteine-rich receptor-like protein kinase 10: MSGAYSSSMTIIHALLLLALIPLAAGAASPLSLCGSRSNYSAGSTYEANLLDLLLGTLRPNASSSPSLFAKGSLGAAPDTAWALILCRGDVSADECYGCVTSAGEDAATACNRSRDVALCYDKCYVRLADHNFFDPNGNSGVISSMSGLNITSSDVEGYDRALTGLLSETVRYAVDNSSRMFTTGEWKGRDPGFPWIYSAAQCAADLSRPQCRNCLQGLMGKWRTMFVRNMWGARLAGPSCTLRSELFPFRNNTDPIYPSYRFFAEAEPAATATTTTVTAKSGQLATKPESTVPL, translated from the coding sequence CTAATTCCGCTCGCCGCAGGCGCAGCATCGCCGCTGTCTCTCTGTGGCAGTAGAAGCAACTACTCGGCAGGCAGCACATACGAGGCCAACCTGCTAGACCTCCTCCTCGGCACCCTCCGCCCCAAtgcctcctcctcgccctccctATTCGCCAAAGGATCCCTCGGCGCTGCACCGGACACTGCCTGGGCCCTGATTCTCTGCCGCGGCGATGTCAGTGCCGACGAGTGCTACGGCTGCGTCACCTCCGCTGGTGAGGACGCGGCCACAGCCTGCAACCGCAGCAGGGACGTGGCCCTCTGCTACGACAAGTGCTACGTCCGCCTAGCCGACCACAACTTCTTCGACCCCAACGGCAACTCCGGCGTGATATCTTCCATGAGCGGTCTAAATATCACCAGCAGCGATGTCGAGGGCTACGACCGGGCCCTCACCGGCCTTCTCAGCGAAACGGTGAGGTATGCGGTGGACAACTCCTCCAGGATGTTCACCACGGGGGAATGGAAAGGGCGCGATCCAGGGTTCCCCTGGATCTACTCGGCGGCGCAGTGCGCGGCAGACCTGTCACGGCCGCAGTGCCGAAACTGCCTACAAGGTCTCATGGGCAAGTGGCGGACCATGTTCGTGCGGAACATGTGGGGCGCGAGGCTGGCTGGTCCAAGCTGCACCTTGAGATCCGAATTATTCCCGTTCCGCAATAACACCGATCCCATATACCCGTCATATAGATTCTTCGCGGAGGCGGAACCTGCAGCTactgctactactactactgttACTGCTAAAAGCGGTCAGTTGGCTACCAAGCCCGAGAGTACAGTACCACTTTAG